Proteins encoded together in one Lathyrus oleraceus cultivar Zhongwan6 chromosome 5, CAAS_Psat_ZW6_1.0, whole genome shotgun sequence window:
- the LOC127085439 gene encoding probable E3 ubiquitin-protein ligase RHG1A isoform X1, translated as MDGKRANDGVIVPRKGIGSSMLKDTVNTRNGQVCSRLGCSSKVGSSKGSQIGSSEKGKSLRPSFRFSSNGKETIGSSSRTSSGSSNVGKPHRKPQKTLSSHLEIDSSETSSVQDDPEVSKPTPPPEKSQRGLQVEGETRVQEVGSSSVASNTRSRRNFHPKPGLRSQEIQSTGPGTRAGTNRYGLRNLKCNSVSDVVPAGCAPSDSNLSRRNDSIKKRNCEGESSSTARGKKISGPSGEGRNSVSRNGISISDSRISRNAPNRERPDNNTVSVRTRRSIGGHARGRLSGQGNTNPVAPNQQSLIMVPSFSHSGNRNALGVQDRSSSETPSSPSSYSGAGTGSEELYGVITPTEYSLTHSLMSRDSFRRRYNMDGIAEVLLALERIEQDVELTHEQILLLESNLFLTGLNFYDQHRDMRLDIDNMSYEELLALEDRMGTVSTAVTEEALSECLKRSSYQYSDSASKDDIKCSICQEEYTLEEEVGSLQCEHKYHMACIQQWLRLKNWCPICKASVTPSSSPSSH; from the exons ATGGATGGTAAAAGAGCCAACGATGGGGTGATAGTCCCCAGAAAGGGGATAGGAAGCAGTATGTTAAAAGATACTGTAAACACTCGAAATGGTCAAGTATGTAGCCGCCTTGGTTGCAGCAGCAAAGTCGGCTCTTCTAAAGGTTCTCAAATTGGTTCGTCTGAAAAGGGTAAATCTTTGCGGCCCTCATTTCGATTCTCATCAAATGGTAAGGAAACAATTGGTAGCTCCTCTAGAACTTCCTCAGGGAGTAGTAACGTAGGAAAACCCCATAGAAAGCCTCAGAAAACATTATCATCTCATTTAGAGATAGATTCATCTGAAACTAGTAGCGTACAAGATGACCCAGAAGTTTCAAAGCCCACACCTCCACCTGAAAAAAGTCAGAGGGGTCTTCAAGTTGAGGGTGAAACACGGGTTCAGGAAGTAGGGAGTTCTAGTGTAGCATCTAATACAAGATCTAGGAGGAATTTTCATCCGAAACCTGGATTACGTAGTCAAGAAATTCAAAGCACGGGTCCAGGGACACGTGCTGGTACCAATAGGTATGGGTTAAGAAACCTCAAATGCAACTCAGTCTCTGATGTCGTCCCTGCCGGCTGTGCGCCATCAGATTCAAACCTTAGCAGAAGAAATGATTCTATAAAAAAGAGAAATTGTGAAGGGGAAAGTAGTTCTACAGCTAGAGGGAAAAAAATTAGTGGGCCCTCAGGCGAAGGACGAAATTCTGTTTCCCGAAATGGCATATCTATCTCTGATTCAAGAATATCTAGAAATGCCCCTAACAGGGAAAGGCCAGACAACAACACGGTGTCTGTTAGGACACGAAGATCAATTGGCGGTCATGCTAGGGGGAGGCTTTCTGGTCAAGGAAATACTAATCCCGTGGCACCTAATCAGCAGTCTCTTATCATGGTACCTTCATTTTCTCATTCTGGCAATCGTAATGCTCTTGGTGTACAAGATCGTAGTTCTTCGGAGACTCCTTCAAGTCCAAGCTCTTACAGTGGAGCAGGTACTGGCAGCGAGGAGTTATACGGTGTTATAACTCCTACAGAATATAGTCTCACTCATTCTCTAATGAGTCGGGATAGCTTTCGACGACGCTACAACATGGATGGTATTGCAGAG GTATTGTTGGCACTTGAGAGGATTGAACAAGATGTCGAGCTGACACACGAG CAAATTCTTTTGCTGGAGTCCAACTTGTTCCTTACTGGATTAAACTTCTACGATCAGCATAGAGACATGCGACTGGATATTGACAATATGTCATACGAG GAACTACTTGCTCTGGAAGACAGGATGGGGACTGTGAGCACAGCTGTAACAGAGGAAGCTCTTTCGGAATGCCTAAAGAGAAGTTCCTATCAATACTCTGACAGTGCATCTAAAGATGATATCAAATGCAGCATCTGCCAG GAGGAATATACGTTGGAGGAAGAAGTCGGGAGTCTGCAATGTGAGCACAAGTATCACATGGCTTGCATACAGCAATGGCTGCGGCTGAAGAACTGGTGCCCTATTTGCAAAGCATCGGTGACACCGTCAAGTTCACCGTCGTCCCACTAG
- the LOC127085439 gene encoding probable E3 ubiquitin-protein ligase RHG1A isoform X2: MDGKRANDGVIVPRKGIGSSMLKDTVNTRNGQVCSRLGCSSKVGSSKGSQIGSSEKGKSLRPSFRFSSNGKETIGSSSRTSSGSSNVGKPHRKPQKTLSSHLEIDSSETSSVQDDPEVSKPTPPPEKSQRGLQVEGETRVQEVGSSSVASNTRSRRNFHPKPGLRSQEIQSTGPGTRAGTNRYGLRNLKCNSVSDVVPAGCAPSDSNLSRRNDSIKKRNCEGESSSTARGKKISGPSGEGRNSVSRNGISISDSRISRNAPNRERPDNNTVSVRTRRSIGGHARGRLSGQGNTNPVAPNQQSLIMVPSFSHSGNRNALGVQDRSSSETPSSPSSYSGAGTGSEELYGVITPTEYSLTHSLMSRDSFRRRYNMDGIAEVLLALERIEQDVELTHEQILLLESNLFLTGLNFYDQHRDMRLDIDNMSYEVC; the protein is encoded by the exons ATGGATGGTAAAAGAGCCAACGATGGGGTGATAGTCCCCAGAAAGGGGATAGGAAGCAGTATGTTAAAAGATACTGTAAACACTCGAAATGGTCAAGTATGTAGCCGCCTTGGTTGCAGCAGCAAAGTCGGCTCTTCTAAAGGTTCTCAAATTGGTTCGTCTGAAAAGGGTAAATCTTTGCGGCCCTCATTTCGATTCTCATCAAATGGTAAGGAAACAATTGGTAGCTCCTCTAGAACTTCCTCAGGGAGTAGTAACGTAGGAAAACCCCATAGAAAGCCTCAGAAAACATTATCATCTCATTTAGAGATAGATTCATCTGAAACTAGTAGCGTACAAGATGACCCAGAAGTTTCAAAGCCCACACCTCCACCTGAAAAAAGTCAGAGGGGTCTTCAAGTTGAGGGTGAAACACGGGTTCAGGAAGTAGGGAGTTCTAGTGTAGCATCTAATACAAGATCTAGGAGGAATTTTCATCCGAAACCTGGATTACGTAGTCAAGAAATTCAAAGCACGGGTCCAGGGACACGTGCTGGTACCAATAGGTATGGGTTAAGAAACCTCAAATGCAACTCAGTCTCTGATGTCGTCCCTGCCGGCTGTGCGCCATCAGATTCAAACCTTAGCAGAAGAAATGATTCTATAAAAAAGAGAAATTGTGAAGGGGAAAGTAGTTCTACAGCTAGAGGGAAAAAAATTAGTGGGCCCTCAGGCGAAGGACGAAATTCTGTTTCCCGAAATGGCATATCTATCTCTGATTCAAGAATATCTAGAAATGCCCCTAACAGGGAAAGGCCAGACAACAACACGGTGTCTGTTAGGACACGAAGATCAATTGGCGGTCATGCTAGGGGGAGGCTTTCTGGTCAAGGAAATACTAATCCCGTGGCACCTAATCAGCAGTCTCTTATCATGGTACCTTCATTTTCTCATTCTGGCAATCGTAATGCTCTTGGTGTACAAGATCGTAGTTCTTCGGAGACTCCTTCAAGTCCAAGCTCTTACAGTGGAGCAGGTACTGGCAGCGAGGAGTTATACGGTGTTATAACTCCTACAGAATATAGTCTCACTCATTCTCTAATGAGTCGGGATAGCTTTCGACGACGCTACAACATGGATGGTATTGCAGAG GTATTGTTGGCACTTGAGAGGATTGAACAAGATGTCGAGCTGACACACGAG CAAATTCTTTTGCTGGAGTCCAACTTGTTCCTTACTGGATTAAACTTCTACGATCAGCATAGAGACATGCGACTGGATATTGACAATATGTCATACGAGGTCTGTTAA